The nucleotide window CTTTCACCTTCAGGCTCCAGTTCCAGCAATAGCCGTACTCGTTTCATTGCCATGTTGTACTGGTCGTCTAGCAATGGTACAAAGGCGTTTTCCAggacatctgaggaatgggctAAGAAGATGAGCGCGAGAACTCGCTTGTCCATTCGATGTGGGTCATTCGCCCACCTGTTCAGCACAGCTTCTTGGACCTTCTTAATGAGGCGCTGCTTAAGGTTATTGTTAGTAAGCGGGTGTGTGGTCATATCAAAAAGCAGGAAGTTCTGCTTTTCAGTGGTGAGAACGCCTTTCTCCACCAAATTTTTGGCCAGTCTTTCACGGACATTCCTCAGCTGATAATGAAGTTTCAGAGGGTTCCATGTCTCTCCTGAATACAAGACAAACCAAATGGAAAGTTATGAAAGTTTTGTGTGCGTAGTTCGTATTGACGAGAACTCACCACTAAGTAGTTCAATCCAGCTCTGCACGGTTTCTGGTGGTTGGGTCTCTTTGATGTGTTTTAATGCTTCATCCAGAAGTACATCCCCTGTAGGAGCATCTGACTTACAAATCACCTGTATACAGACAAAAATTAAGTACACTCATTACCACTGGATGGCATTCTGCAGAAACAGATGATCTGGCAGGAAATGGTTATTGCTCTATAcgagggcccgaccgattaatcggccgcctaTTATAATCGTCCGATTATTGGCCtccaaacatcggccaaaacaatcggccaattgcgCCAAACGCTGTGAAACTAccttgaatgcaccattttgcttgcatagCATGAGCAactagcgtatgttattctacttattctgttgtccctaaacgtcctttaatgacaccgcagttggagttaactgtaaaactaaataaccaATGTTAAGAATCACATCCACCGTATATTTAATACAAAGCttacttcgtttttaaaacaccgCTAGCctaaatcaaacaggaagttagcaaatgttaacaggaagttagcaaatgttaacaggaagttagcgtcGTCTtcgtgagtgttttttttccccctccaataACGAATATCTACACACATaaccacagatgagataacactacgtAAAGGCACAAAtccttcccaatgtgtgaaaaacgattattattttaatagaattcaattgcAACTTTCTTCTATACTCACTTTAAGCGTGAtgtacggcaccacactgcccccaagagacCAAAATGTACAtgaacagtcagtatttgttcttacagggttttttttttcagttgctattgttttagtttattctattcttattttaatttattattgtttttatattgtcaGTCCTTTCAAgtatgcattatatatatatatatatatatatatatatatatatatataataaataattggcAAATTAATcggtatttttttctgccaaaaatcggtatcggcatcagcctaaaaaaaatgcatatcggtcgggccctactcTATACTCGGGACGTTTCCATCAAACGTTTTTGGCACCCCAGTCGGGGTCCTTTATTTTAAGGTCTGTTAACAGTCCCGATCTGATACCTaggtaacattaaaaaaaaaaaaaaaaaaaaaaatgcacataaaaaTAGTCTCAAATTAATATAGAAATGTACATACAAGCGTATTTATGTGGCACATAAATTTGAATATATATCGCTCAAATTCGTCAAGACCCCAAAAACATCTCGTTTCGTTTAACCATTAACATTCCATCATCAAAAGACTCAAGCCATATTCAACACTTTAGTTTGGTtaataatttgttaaaataaataaataaatatatacataaataaatgaatgaataaataaacacacaacCACAAGTGtagactagggatgtcacgatatccaaatgtcacgatacgataattatcacgatattgtgagttGGTTGGCGATATTATTAAAAACTCGCGATACTGTATAAAAgctcacaatattggaaaaaaataaataagaataaataacAGTGGCAGGGTGGGTGACacgatattgttttttttccttcttttttttcataacatcagtgacaatgaaataggcttggccaatcattttattgtcatttttcttttttaatcatgACCGCAGAAAATCCCTTGGTGATTCAATAGTGCAacattcaagtcaagtcaggaaCAATGAAGCAGCCAGTAATAGCTAGTGGCTACCTTAAAGAGATTTTCCtttttaggtgaaacgtacaactgtAAACCTATTGGGAAGGTCAAGTCACTTAATGTGATTCCCTGTGCAAACAAGTTCAAGTAGGCTACAACACCACCACATAGGAACAAATAAACATGTGCAAcataaacacaaaatagtctgcTGGAACTCGCAAGtcagtcaaataaaataatcaggcAAAAAATAGCCTGGCAAGATggctcaaaacaaaaatgccatgtGTAAACACTATTCtaccatttattgtttttaggtTTTTCTTTAGAAAGATCAGTAAGTCAACATTACGTACAAGGGACAAGAAGAGACCTCTTGGCATTGACAACATCCCCTGCTATTGAGAATACCCTCTCACTGGGCACTGAGGTAGCTGGTATGCACAGATATGTCTTTGCTAAGGAGGAAAGAAGAGGGTACTTCCCTGCATTACTCCTCTACCACGTCAGaggactgcggtcaggccagccgccactcgaaaagacgaagtcaagccagccgccccaacgattgttaatactgtgcattacggtaacatgcGTGCCCCTGcattggccaccttcaaaataaaagctgctcaacacctggtttagggtttaaaataaagaatcataaaaaaataacggtttgttattccagaaccagaccagttctaagggacactacaccacctcaggtatccaaccaaagtactttcaacaaaatctgatgttgcatttcaaaataaaactcatttgaaaaattgattttccgacattaatccctgatttaaaaaaaaaatcattaaaaattcatggtttgttatcccaggaccagaccagttctcagggacactacaccaccccaggtatccaaccaaagtactttcaacaaaatctgatgttgcatttcaaaataaaaatcatttgaaaaattgattttacgacattaatccctgatttaaaaaaaaatcattaaaaattcatggtttgttatcccaggaccagaccagttctgagggacactacaccaccccaggtatccaaccaatgtactttcaacaaaacctgatgttgcatttcaaaataaaactcgtttaaaaagttacatctcgactataatccctgatttcaaaaaatcattaaaaattcatggtttgttatcccaggaccagaccagttctgggggacactacaccaccccaggtatccaaccaaagtacttccaacaaaatctgatgttgcatttcaaaataaaactgttttgaaaattgaaatctcgacattaatccctgatttcaaaaaatcattaaaaattcatggtttgttatcccaggaccagaccagttctgagggacactacaccagcccaggtatccaaccaaagtactttcaacaaaatctgatgttgcatttcaaaataaaactgttttgaaaattgaaatctcgacattaatccctgatttaaaaaaaaatcattacaaattcatggtttgttatcccaggaccagaccagttccgagggacactacaccaccccaggtatccaaccaatgtactttcaacaaaacctgatgttgcatttcaaaataaaactcatttaaaaagttacatctcgactataatccctgatttcaaaaaaattattaaaaattcatggtttgttatcccaggaccagaccatttctcagggacactacaccaccccaggtatccaaccaaagtactttcaacaaaatctgatgttgcatttcaaaataaaactcatttgaaaaattgattttccgacattaatccctgatttaaaataaaatcattacaaattcatggtttgttatcccaggaccagaccagttctgagggacactacaccaccccaggtatccaaccaaagtactttcaacaaaatccgatgttgcatttcaaaataaaactgttttgaaaattgaaatctcgacattaatccctgatttcaaaaaatcattaaaaattcatggtttgttatcccaggaccagaccagttctgagggacactacaccactccaggtatccaaccaatgtactttcaacaaaatctgatgttgcatttcaaaataaaactcatttgaaaaattgattttccgacattaatccctgatttaaaaaaaaatcattaaaaattcatggtttgttatcccaggaccagaccagttctgagggacactacaccaccccaggtatccaaccaatgtactttcaacaaaacctgatgttgcatttcaaaataaaactcatttaagaagttacatctcgactataatccctgatttcaaaaaatcattaaaaattcatggtttgttatcccaggaccagaccagttctcagggacactacaccaccccaggtatccaaccaaagtactttcaacaaaatctgatgttgcatgcatttcaaaataaaacttatttcaaaaatgaaatctcaactattattgctgatttcaaaaaatcattaaaaattcatggtttgttatcccaggaccagaccagttctgggggacactacaccaccccaggtatccaaccaaaatactttcaacaaaatctgatgttgcatttcaaaataaaactgttttgaaaattgaaatctcgacattaatccctgatttcaaaaaatcattaaaaattcatggtttgttatcccaggaccagaccagttctgagggacactacaccaccccaggtatccaaccaaagtactttcaacaaaatctgatgttgcatttcaaaataaaactattttgaaaattgaaatctcgacaatccctgattttaaaaaatcattaaaaattcatggtttgttatcccaggaccagaccagttctaaaggacactacagcaccccaggtatccagccaaagtactttgaacaaaatctgatgttgcattgcaaaataaaactgttttgaaaattaaaatctcgacattaatccctgatttaaaaaaatcattaaaaattcatggtttgttatcccaggaccagaccagttctgagggacactacatcaccccaggtatccaaccaatgtactttcaacaaaatctgatgttgcatttcaaaataaaactctttttaaaaattgattttccgacattaatctctgatttaaaaaaatcattaaaaattcatggtttgttatcccaggaccagaccagttctaagggacactacaccaccccaggtatccagccaaagtactttgaacaaaatctgatgttgcatttcaaaataaaactgttttgaaaattgaaatctcgacattaatccctgatttcaaaaaataattaaaaactagagctgcgagcagctataaagggccctcgcagcccgggccacgttggggtacttgcacattgggatactggcacattggaagcagaatttctttgaaaatggcatgacaaacatgtggatttttttttttttgccaggtgtgatgagtgtgtcaagcttaatgggttttggtgattgttaagatctgcgtctttttttatttttaggcaatgagttgccctgattggtatttttcgtaaaagtatatatacacacatcatcgctcgtactcattgcacaatgttgcttttattgtccatagaggtgatcaaagaaaatgaaactaaattaaaaaaaagtacatacgtttggatcggtctgatgccagtgaacacattgagtggtggaaagtaaaagaatattcataaatgacttagttatcacacttacaatgagtttacaatttttgcaaaaataccgtaagtgaggcatttttttttttatgcctcaaggactaggtggcgctgtatttataactgaattttgtcatagaggtaccttcaggccttgactataaatatacatttcaagtatgggattttttggagcatgtacctgggagttattaagcatagccttcattcacgatattgcttttaatgtccatagaggctatcaaaaatacataaaactaaataacaaaaatatgtatgtttggttaggtctgatgccagtgaacattttgagtggtggaaagtaaaagaatattcataaatgacttcgtgatcacactgagaatgagtttacaatttttgtaaaaataccgtaagtggggtatttttttttcatgcctcaagggctaggtggcgctgcatatataactgaatgttgtcatagagatagcttcaggccttgactataaacatacatgtcaagtttgggattttttggagcatgtactggagagttattaagcatatcatttttcattgcgaaacacaaattttgatgccccgccctcatcatatagtatttagaaaagtcaagatttttctccctgtcgttggctcaggtcttgacatagcccaggtcaagtctgaagtcagtcggatgaaacgtgtaggagaagtgggcaaaagtatgccccctgtaaatgtgctaaaatcgtaaaaaatgggacattcaaaaattcgtagctcacttcctgttcattttagcatatgggttcaagagactttttttgtaggtcttgggctccctcatacacctaaaaaattttcgtagatcttgcttaaatgtacaaccggggctgcttcattaaaattttctagggggcgctattgagtcatttttgtaaaaatagcacaatccaggataaaatatcgctcattttgccaggccagatgtgtgtgccaagtttcatgcgtttctgtgccggtgtaggccctcaaaattggtgttgttttcttggcgaacagcgcttagccacgcctacagcgattcacgaaaaactcacaaacttcgtgttgtgacatcatgaagaccgaaaccctcatctgagcaaatatgaggtaggtgcagttaatgtggttcgagaaaaacattgaagaaaaatcgtaagaaaaaaaattgccagaaggtggcgctatcagtaagatgaaatataagttcgtagatgtcttaagggctggactctcatcaaatgtgtgaaattttgagaagataggattacctgggtcaagtaaatgcagcttttattgccacgaaaaattaccagactttgcggcaccgtagcggccacgccctttggcgaaaagttacaatattcggtgtggggcatgatcaacatcttaaggcttgtctgaccaattttcaactggatcccttcaaagagcttggcacagtagctaaaaacgtaaagtatgacatttattgtcaccactaggtggcgctatatatatataacagaattgtatcatatagatgttttcaggccgtgactattaagttgcatgacaagtttgagattttttggagcttgttcatgggagttattcaacattttgtctttctggacaaattaaattttaaaggcaatatttgatgccccgcccccgtcatatagtattccaaaaagtcaagatattttgcccagttgttgtcttgggtcttgagatgatacatggcaagtttgaagtcaactggctgaaaaatatttgcaaagggggaaaaagtatgaccacagtgaatgtgccaaaatgggccaaaattggacattcaaaaattcatagctcacttcctgtacattttaggaaatggcttccactgactttttttgtgcgtctcggggtgctacacgtgcctggcaattttcgtagctctaggtcaaacgggccgggattggtttttatttttctacgctagggggcgctatagagtcgcattgttatggcaactccataatatcaaatttttcgccgggcccgaagagactgcaaagtttggtgagttttcgtaaatgtttaggccctcaaaaatgcgatcgtttacggagaggagaggaagaagaagaagaactagagctgcgagcagctataaagggccctcgtagcccgggccacgttggggtacttgcacgttggaagcagaatttctttgacaaTGCCATGATAAACCCTTACAtttggatttattattatttttattttttttgccaggtgtgatgagtgtgtcaagctcaatgggttttggtgataagatctgcaaaaatcagcgtcttttttttatttataggcaatgagttgccctgattgctattttttgcaaaagtacatttacacatcatcgctcgtactcattgcacaatgttgcttttgttgtccatagaggcgatcaaaaaaaatgaaactaaataaaaaattacatatgtttggatcggtctgatagggcgtcaggtcacacacgttttcgttcagtttcgctccactaccaggggcactaaataatctttacttcataaaatagatttatcagtagtaagtaagaatccgtggagttcaccctgtgaaaacccgccaattttgtgttttcggtggtgaaaccccggcactattttgcgatgaggcgcagtgatctctggtgtgggcgtagtgccattaggtcggtagtggtgtgatttaggtcacatgagccaatcaggtagctgctgctttctcctcaccatagcaaccgcataacaaaatggcgaccacaacgtcggagagcgaaaggagaaaaaaagttagaaagaaagtAGTGAAAAAACTtggttcccgttcaggtttgcccatcgcttcagctggccccgttcttccagccatctgcatcatttgtaaaaatacatttcaaagtatactcgtctgggattggaaggcacacggaagagggatcatctcgccaaagcagaaacattgtcagcaggtatgtgctacacacacgcgtgcccatttctgttattaatgtgaccgatatttagtatagggctgaaaataattttttgctagtttaagttttaaggctatagtttattaaaaaggcgagctgctgaatgatttatcgagtgaatccaacagttgttaccaaactcgagttacctgtgcccatcagagtcataatagtcacagctacacactcccttttccccaaactctctctcatcaacctcaacaaacactttactttacttaaatctgtgatgtgcatatactgtaaagaggtgatgtgacaataacacttataatgtaattcttttttgtctaaaggcgggttggttgctgcaggccgctgagatgaagaaagactgttccattcttctgcatattcaagacaaaagactgtgtcacaatcagagattacacaaggttcttaaagtcaacagcaacagaaacagcaaccagggacgaacaaatatgagttgttacattgcactatttcattgtcactttgctaaaattacacatttaaaaagtaaagcattggtcagcaatatgtcacttgtattctgtttacatttcgagacagcattaattagaaagcatgactctgcacatattaagttagtgtgtgtgtgttttagacaacccaatgctgagagctacaaattctttttgtgaacaagtaatccgtcaaaggattatagttgacaaagatgtgatgagaatggacaagctaaggggtttgtgaacagtgttaataaacacggggatcttgatgcttcagactacaggtaacatataaatcattgaaacacatttatgaaatctatggggagagatttgtctaaaatctcactgtttcagagaaaaatagtttgctgacaagctcaatttaagttaaaaataaataaataaataaaattgagtctctaaaaattaaaaccagttggttgttaattattacatgcaaatgtgtttttttgtcttctgtatttataattgttctttgaccaagaaagtatataggcctataggtatatttgtatttctatccaaatatacgattattcactagaattttcagtaggatatccaaataccaaaatattcgatagctgcagcactaataatactaattttgagttgtggcacgcccacatgagttattttaccacacacccatgtcaaaactagcttactgcacacacactgcaccccaacttcaaatttttgctaacgtcataataataataataataataataataataataataataataa belongs to Festucalex cinctus isolate MCC-2025b chromosome 5, RoL_Fcin_1.0, whole genome shotgun sequence and includes:
- the LOC144018918 gene encoding Golgi phosphoprotein 3-like, which codes for MLFLNRWADMTSLTQRSSGLVQRRAEASLNVADKDSPAGKEYREPRPGEEQGVDDPGDSKETRLTLMEEVLLLGLKDREGYTSFWNDCISSGLRGCMLIELALRGRLQLEPCGIRRKGLLARKVICKSDAPTGDVLLDEALKHIKETQPPETVQSWIELLSGETWNPLKLHYQLRNVRERLAKNLVEKGVLTTEKQNFLLFDMTTHPLTNNNLKQRLIKKVQEAVLNRWANDPHRMDKRVLALIFLAHSSDVLENAFVPLLDDQYNMAMKRVRLLLELEPEGESGKANTNELLWAVVAAFTK